From a region of the Paenibacillus sp. R14(2021) genome:
- a CDS encoding ABC transporter ATP-binding protein, producing MDNILDIEHLRTYFKTEGGIVRAVDDVSLQVRKGEIVCIVGESGSGKSITAMSIMGLIEGPAGEVAGGSIGFNGEDLLQLSRNEIRTIRGNEIAMIFQEPMTSLNPVLKIGEQLMEPLIEHRKMSKKAARKRAIELIGEVGISRAEQIMDSYPHELSGGMLQRIMIAIAISCGPKLLIADEPTTALDVTIQAQILDMLRRFREESDMSILLITHDLGVVAEMADYVVVMYAGKVVEEGEVVALFGNPKHPYTKGLLKSKPIINQRQEELYSIPGQVPNPLELVPSCYFHDRCAHCMDICKTKQPQLLDVGNEQKVACWLYEEAIAHV from the coding sequence ATGGATAACATCCTTGACATCGAGCATTTAAGAACATATTTCAAGACCGAAGGAGGCATCGTCAGAGCCGTTGACGATGTCAGCTTGCAAGTCCGCAAAGGCGAAATTGTCTGTATCGTCGGCGAGTCCGGCAGCGGCAAGAGCATTACGGCGATGTCGATCATGGGCTTAATCGAAGGTCCGGCGGGCGAAGTTGCAGGCGGAAGCATTGGGTTTAACGGCGAGGACCTGCTTCAATTAAGCCGTAATGAGATTCGCACGATTCGCGGCAATGAGATCGCTATGATCTTCCAAGAGCCGATGACCTCGCTCAATCCCGTGCTCAAAATCGGCGAGCAGCTGATGGAACCGCTGATCGAGCACCGCAAAATGAGCAAGAAGGCGGCCCGGAAGCGGGCGATCGAACTGATCGGCGAGGTAGGGATTTCGCGCGCGGAGCAGATCATGGACTCGTATCCGCATGAACTAAGCGGGGGTATGCTGCAGCGCATCATGATTGCCATCGCGATCTCATGCGGGCCCAAGCTGCTTATTGCCGACGAACCGACGACCGCGCTGGACGTCACGATTCAAGCGCAAATTCTCGATATGCTGCGCAGGTTCAGGGAAGAGTCCGACATGTCGATTCTGCTGATTACGCATGATCTCGGCGTCGTGGCAGAGATGGCGGATTACGTCGTTGTCATGTACGCGGGCAAGGTCGTGGAGGAAGGCGAAGTGGTCGCTTTATTCGGGAATCCGAAGCATCCGTACACGAAGGGCTTGCTGAAATCCAAGCCGATCATTAATCAGCGCCAAGAGGAGCTGTATTCCATTCCGGGTCAGGTGCCGAATCCGCTGGAGCTCGTGCCTTCTTGTTACTTTCACGATCGGTGCGCGCACTGCATGGACATCTGCAAGACCAAGCAGCCGCAGCTGTTGGATGTCGGCAATGAGCAGAAGGTTGCCTGCTGGCTGTATGAGGAGGCGATTGCGCATGTCTGA
- the opp4C gene encoding oligopeptide ABC transporter permease — protein MSTITGEAEKARSAVKSVSTSLWKQSLRRLLKNKLAVLGFVVVAFMFIACFIGPLFSPYTDNKIHMAFMNKAPNLKHWLGTDALGRDVLTRVLQAGRISLSVGLISMVLSVFVGSLFGIIAGYYRGIADQIIMRIADLLLTIPSLPLLFILGALLSEWKVPTEYRLYIVVLMLSVVGWPGLARIVRGQMLSLREREYMQATVVLGLRDRRKLFNHLLPNLMPLLIVIATLNIGGAILYESVLSYFGLGVNAPTPTWGNMIDAANTIIDFQDHPWLWIPPGFSIFATVIAINVFGDGLRDVLDPKQKR, from the coding sequence ATGTCAACGATTACGGGAGAGGCTGAGAAGGCGAGATCCGCCGTTAAGTCCGTATCCACTTCGTTATGGAAGCAGTCCCTGAGACGGCTGCTGAAGAATAAACTAGCCGTTCTCGGTTTTGTCGTTGTGGCGTTCATGTTCATAGCTTGCTTTATCGGACCGCTATTTTCTCCTTATACGGATAACAAGATTCACATGGCATTCATGAATAAAGCACCAAATCTCAAGCACTGGCTCGGCACGGATGCGCTGGGACGCGACGTACTCACTCGCGTGCTGCAAGCGGGGCGGATTTCATTATCCGTTGGTTTGATTTCGATGGTTCTGTCTGTATTCGTTGGCTCTCTATTCGGCATCATTGCCGGTTATTACAGAGGGATTGCCGATCAAATCATCATGCGCATTGCCGACCTGCTGCTCACGATTCCAAGTCTTCCGCTTCTGTTCATTCTCGGCGCGCTGCTCTCGGAATGGAAGGTGCCGACGGAGTATCGCTTGTACATTGTCGTGCTGATGCTCAGCGTTGTTGGGTGGCCGGGCCTTGCGCGAATCGTTCGGGGGCAGATGCTCAGCCTGCGGGAGCGCGAGTATATGCAGGCGACCGTCGTTCTCGGTCTTCGCGACCGCCGCAAGCTGTTCAACCACCTGCTGCCGAATTTAATGCCGCTGCTCATCGTTATTGCGACCTTGAACATTGGCGGTGCCATTCTATACGAATCCGTGCTCAGCTACTTCGGTCTAGGCGTCAATGCGCCAACGCCGACGTGGGGCAATATGATTGATGCGGCGAATACGATTATTGATTTTCAGGATCATCCTTGGCTGTGGATTCCGCCGGGGTTCTCGATCTTCGCGACCGTTATCGCCATTAATGTGTTTGGCGACGGGCTGAGGGATGTTTTGGATCCCAAGCAGAAAAGGTAG
- a CDS encoding ABC transporter permease: protein MSTYITKRVIYMILILFAASFLVFCLYALTPGDFITGNIKLTPERKAELREIYGLNKPVIERYALWMKNAFHGDFGYSLSQQKPVLTLFNEYIWNSFLLAIVSTFLTWLIAVVVGVVAAYKQYSWFDTIVMLGLFAALSIPSFFIGLFLIKIFAVDLKWLPPGGMLTTGSNATGMAYIKEVMRHMLLPVVVLTLLGVGSLTRYFRSNMIDIIKQDYIRTARAKGLKERKVLFTHALRNALLPAITLVGFELPGLFGGSIIIERIFNWPGIGQLYMQSFGLRDYPLLQGFTLLIAILTVIGTLVSDLLYHVADPRVKL from the coding sequence ATGAGCACGTACATTACGAAGCGGGTCATCTATATGATCCTCATCTTATTCGCGGCTTCTTTTCTCGTTTTTTGCCTATACGCTTTAACGCCGGGCGATTTCATAACGGGAAATATTAAGCTGACGCCGGAGCGCAAGGCGGAGCTGCGGGAAATCTACGGGCTGAATAAACCCGTGATCGAACGATACGCGCTCTGGATGAAGAACGCTTTCCACGGCGACTTCGGCTATTCGTTGTCGCAGCAGAAGCCCGTATTGACGTTATTTAACGAATATATCTGGAATTCGTTCCTGCTTGCGATCGTGTCTACCTTCTTGACGTGGCTGATCGCGGTGGTCGTGGGCGTGGTCGCTGCCTACAAGCAGTATTCGTGGTTCGATACGATCGTCATGCTGGGGCTCTTCGCCGCCTTGTCGATTCCGTCGTTCTTCATCGGGCTGTTTCTTATTAAAATCTTCGCGGTCGACTTGAAGTGGCTGCCGCCCGGCGGCATGCTGACCACGGGAAGCAATGCGACGGGTATGGCTTATATCAAGGAAGTCATGCGTCACATGCTGCTCCCGGTGGTCGTCCTGACCTTGCTTGGCGTCGGATCGTTGACGCGCTACTTCCGAAGCAACATGATCGATATCATCAAGCAGGATTATATCCGCACGGCCCGCGCCAAAGGCTTGAAGGAACGCAAGGTACTGTTCACCCATGCGCTGCGCAATGCGCTGCTGCCCGCCATTACGCTGGTCGGCTTCGAGCTGCCGGGTTTGTTCGGCGGATCGATTATTATTGAACGAATATTCAACTGGCCGGGAATCGGTCAGCTTTATATGCAATCCTTTGGATTGCGGGATTATCCGCTGCTCCAGGGATTCACGCTGCTTATCGCGATCTTGACCGTCATCGGCACGCTGGTATCGGACCTTCTGTACCATGTCGCCGATCCGCGGGTCAAGCTGTAG
- a CDS encoding ABC transporter substrate-binding protein, with the protein MKKRIATLSTAILASALLLSACGNNDNAGSGNTPGAGTNQTAPGNTANTSTPNPGSDASGLIKASDMSKLPDTAKQRTDTIIVGLTDPSGAFTPYFQQSGYDGNVSSLLYTPLVKVDDKGLPIPGLAEKWDVSADSLTYTYHLRKDLKFSDGSPMTADDVAFTWTILFDKSYDGDSQVNTLLVKGSDAYKAGTAKSIEGIKVIDPQTISVTLTKPNASALTLLGSDVLSKAYYGKDYKQGQLDYMKKLSGSPLGNGPYKLEKFIPGQEVRMIANENYFQGKPKTAHFIYKTAAGDTWQYLETGEVDYASFSATKENIDKLKALGFANILPYTPSNYGYLQVNLEHPALQDKKVRQALTYGLDRQSIYVDANQGAGAIANIPSSSISWSYTEDGMNPYKYDPDKAKQLLDEAGWKVGAGGIREKDGKKLMIHYLGSKKPDTDIFIAIAKEDYEALGIKFEPEVFADFNALVSKVEGGDYDLVSFSTSLLTDPSDGLLQFVDGEIKGYNNPKFKELYDKGLATTNIDERKAIYKDIYKLLNDDLPVIFTSYKKSVYAYNGRIQNVSVSPFNGLAPSLPDWTLGQ; encoded by the coding sequence ATGAAGAAAAGAATCGCAACTCTATCCACAGCCATACTTGCAAGCGCGTTACTCCTTTCCGCTTGCGGAAACAACGACAATGCTGGTAGCGGAAACACACCGGGCGCAGGCACAAACCAAACGGCACCGGGCAATACCGCAAATACAAGCACGCCAAACCCGGGGTCCGATGCTTCGGGGCTGATTAAGGCCTCGGACATGTCCAAGCTTCCGGACACCGCTAAACAGCGTACGGACACAATTATTGTGGGCTTGACCGATCCGAGCGGTGCGTTCACGCCTTACTTCCAACAAAGCGGGTATGACGGCAACGTCTCGTCGCTGCTCTACACGCCGCTTGTCAAAGTCGACGATAAAGGACTTCCGATCCCCGGGCTGGCAGAGAAATGGGATGTGTCCGCGGATAGCTTGACTTATACGTATCATCTTCGCAAGGATTTGAAATTCAGCGACGGCTCGCCGATGACGGCCGACGACGTCGCATTCACATGGACAATCCTATTCGATAAGTCCTATGACGGTGACTCTCAGGTCAACACGCTGCTGGTTAAAGGAAGCGATGCGTATAAAGCAGGAACTGCGAAGAGCATCGAAGGCATTAAAGTCATCGATCCGCAGACGATCTCCGTGACGCTTACGAAGCCGAACGCAAGCGCCCTGACGCTGCTTGGTTCAGACGTACTGTCCAAGGCCTATTACGGCAAGGACTACAAGCAAGGTCAGCTGGACTACATGAAGAAGCTTAGCGGCAGCCCGCTTGGCAACGGACCGTACAAGCTGGAGAAGTTCATTCCGGGTCAAGAAGTTCGGATGATCGCTAACGAGAATTACTTCCAAGGCAAACCGAAGACAGCGCATTTCATTTATAAAACGGCCGCAGGCGATACGTGGCAGTACCTTGAAACAGGCGAGGTCGACTACGCTTCGTTCAGCGCGACGAAGGAAAACATCGATAAGCTGAAGGCGCTCGGCTTCGCCAATATTCTTCCTTATACGCCAAGCAACTACGGTTACCTGCAAGTGAATCTAGAGCATCCAGCGCTGCAGGATAAGAAGGTTCGTCAAGCATTAACCTATGGACTGGATCGTCAGAGCATTTACGTCGATGCGAACCAAGGCGCAGGCGCAATCGCCAACATCCCGTCCTCTTCGATCTCGTGGTCCTACACGGAGGATGGCATGAATCCATATAAGTATGATCCGGACAAAGCGAAGCAGCTTCTGGACGAAGCCGGCTGGAAAGTAGGCGCGGGCGGCATCCGCGAGAAAGACGGCAAGAAGCTGATGATCCACTACCTCGGATCCAAGAAGCCGGACACGGATATCTTCATCGCCATCGCGAAAGAAGATTATGAAGCGCTCGGTATCAAGTTCGAGCCCGAAGTATTTGCGGATTTCAATGCCCTCGTCTCCAAAGTCGAAGGCGGGGATTACGATCTCGTATCCTTCTCCACGTCGCTCTTGACCGATCCATCGGACGGACTGCTTCAATTCGTGGATGGAGAAATTAAAGGCTACAACAATCCGAAATTCAAAGAACTGTACGACAAGGGCTTGGCGACGACGAACATCGATGAGCGCAAAGCCATTTACAAAGATATTTACAAGCTGCTGAATGATGATCTGCCTGTTATCTTCACGAGCTACAAGAAGAGCGTCTACGCTTATAACGGACGTATTCAGAATGTCAGCGTCAGCCCGTTCAACGGTCTTGCTCCAAGCTTGCCGGACTGGACACTCGGCCAATAA
- a CDS encoding transcriptional regulator produces MRTLAYSLDVRFKPLFEVMGSLHAYICRKSHKKLDLSPSWAQQVQQRITPELSDLLDGIGIDGDWKLTYLLVHLCPGEDAADFVEWLKGMAAGDLYELMSPYSNLFPAHMGDFRDRTVRLFQQWNEQYMQHVDPEIIERLHVEAMKRKQALPASDPFAFVDETTNGLQFAPMNELKQIILMPQYHFQPINVVSYFGKVTLCHYAARIYLGDEDFLTPHEYRMIRSVAEKSRLKILKYLRQGPRSFIEIVRHMELSKGITHDHISKLRNAGLLTAHFEGETLTAYSLRTGALEQIHSKIMGYIEQGMA; encoded by the coding sequence GTGCGGACGTTGGCGTACAGCTTGGATGTGAGATTCAAACCATTATTCGAAGTCATGGGCAGCTTGCATGCCTATATTTGCCGTAAGTCACATAAGAAGCTTGATCTATCTCCGTCTTGGGCTCAGCAGGTCCAGCAGCGGATAACGCCTGAATTATCCGATCTGCTGGACGGCATTGGAATAGATGGCGATTGGAAGTTGACGTATCTGCTTGTGCATCTCTGTCCAGGCGAAGATGCCGCCGATTTCGTCGAGTGGCTCAAGGGGATGGCGGCAGGGGACTTATATGAATTAATGTCGCCATACAGCAATCTGTTTCCTGCACATATGGGCGATTTCCGCGATCGCACGGTCAGGCTGTTCCAGCAGTGGAATGAGCAATATATGCAGCATGTCGATCCGGAAATTATAGAGCGGCTTCACGTAGAAGCGATGAAGCGGAAGCAAGCGCTTCCTGCGTCCGATCCGTTCGCGTTCGTCGACGAAACGACAAACGGGCTGCAGTTTGCGCCGATGAACGAGCTGAAGCAGATCATCCTTATGCCGCAGTATCATTTTCAGCCGATCAATGTTGTCAGCTATTTCGGCAAAGTAACCCTCTGTCATTACGCGGCCAGAATTTACTTGGGCGACGAGGATTTCCTGACGCCGCATGAATACCGGATGATCCGAAGCGTGGCGGAGAAGAGCCGGCTGAAGATATTAAAGTATCTTCGCCAAGGACCGCGTTCGTTTATCGAAATCGTGCGCCACATGGAATTATCGAAGGGGATCACGCATGACCATATCTCCAAGCTTCGCAACGCCGGCCTGCTTACGGCCCACTTCGAAGGAGAGACGCTGACGGCATACAGCCTCCGAACAGGCGCCTTGGAGCAGATTCATAGCAAAATCATGGGTTATATCGAGCAGGGCATGGCTTAA
- a CDS encoding SDR family NAD(P)-dependent oxidoreductase has translation MMGKLNGKVALITGGNSGIGLATAKLFIAEGAKVVITGRNQETLNAALKELGEDNGFAVQADTTDQPSIEKATAAAVERFGRLDIVFANAGIAGNTPAGATEPSVFDNIMKINVSGVFFTVQAALPYLTSGASIILNSSVLAKAGSPGYAAYAASKGAVSSMARVLVSELSPRGIRVNTVSPGATRTPIWGQPEGLAQFESKLTRSIPLNRLGEPQDIANVALFLASDDAAFVQGAEISVDGGAGSSPFGAPVYRT, from the coding sequence ATGATGGGTAAATTAAACGGAAAAGTTGCATTGATTACAGGAGGCAACAGCGGCATCGGCCTGGCAACGGCCAAATTGTTCATTGCAGAAGGGGCTAAAGTCGTTATTACCGGCCGGAATCAGGAGACGCTGAACGCGGCGTTAAAGGAGCTCGGTGAAGATAACGGCTTTGCGGTTCAAGCGGATACGACGGATCAACCGAGTATCGAGAAAGCCACTGCCGCAGCCGTGGAACGATTTGGCAGGCTGGACATCGTATTTGCAAATGCAGGCATTGCCGGAAATACGCCGGCTGGGGCAACGGAGCCTTCCGTTTTCGATAATATTATGAAAATTAACGTATCCGGCGTCTTCTTCACCGTTCAAGCTGCCCTGCCGTATTTGACATCCGGCGCATCAATCATCTTGAACAGCTCTGTGCTTGCGAAAGCAGGAAGCCCGGGTTATGCCGCCTATGCGGCGAGTAAAGGGGCTGTCAGCAGCATGGCGAGAGTGCTCGTATCCGAACTTTCGCCTCGCGGCATTCGTGTGAACACGGTATCGCCGGGTGCGACGCGGACGCCGATTTGGGGGCAGCCGGAAGGGCTGGCGCAATTCGAGTCGAAGCTCACGCGTTCGATCCCGCTTAACCGCCTCGGTGAACCGCAGGATATCGCGAACGTTGCCTTGTTCTTGGCCTCCGACGATGCGGCTTTCGTCCAAGGCGCAGAAATCAGCGTAGACGGCGGCGCGGGCTCCTCCCCGTTCGGCGCCCCAGTGTACCGGACATAA
- a CDS encoding TetR/AcrR family transcriptional regulator, which yields MTRTKEFDEEIVLQKAMKLFWEQGYEKTSINDLVEHMGIHRRSLYDTFGDKHKLYLMTVDRYGKRINSALSASMQRSTSRQAVQFIFDMAVEGLGEESPPGCMFVNMAVELAPRDLEAEAKACESFSSAEQHLAGIIRQGQQNGEFTSVQSAEELAESLHNALLGLRVLSRTSTSKEKLYRIAKLSMEILDK from the coding sequence ATGACCAGAACGAAGGAGTTTGACGAAGAGATCGTTTTGCAGAAGGCGATGAAGCTGTTCTGGGAGCAGGGCTATGAAAAAACGTCCATTAACGATCTGGTCGAGCACATGGGCATTCATCGCAGAAGCTTGTATGATACATTTGGCGACAAGCATAAGCTGTACTTAATGACCGTTGATCGTTACGGGAAGCGGATCAACTCGGCGCTCTCTGCGAGCATGCAGCGCTCTACCTCCAGGCAGGCTGTACAATTCATCTTCGATATGGCGGTCGAAGGGCTTGGCGAGGAGAGTCCTCCAGGCTGCATGTTCGTGAATATGGCGGTGGAGCTTGCCCCAAGGGATCTCGAGGCGGAGGCGAAAGCGTGCGAAAGCTTCAGCTCGGCAGAGCAGCATCTTGCAGGCATTATCCGTCAGGGACAGCAGAATGGCGAGTTTACTTCCGTCCAAAGCGCTGAAGAACTCGCGGAGAGCCTGCACAACGCGCTGCTTGGACTGCGGGTGCTCTCACGAACGTCAACGAGCAAAGAGAAGCTTTATCGCATAGCAAAGCTTTCTATGGAAATACTAGATAAATAA
- a CDS encoding endospore germination permease, protein MQQSEKITGTQLGLLLFTFIVSTNLLNVPGIMTMFGKRDAWISVFPAALSGLVSIWVMTVLANRYPGLTIIEYSSKIVGKWIGRLIAINYIYYWYVSITTISMQHTGFINTILLPKSPSIVTSLTFLILCGLAAIAGLEVIARCNEFITILILFYLIPILILTLGDVNFNQLKPVLGDGLLPMLQGAVSPGGGYMNQLFILGWLLPYLNQPRKARKVSLIALSGIALLVITVVMLTITVLGPLTGKLTFSFLSVIQYVGIEGSFERLESIAVALWVMGCFVKVAISLFIFSLSISQLFGIRNYREIVFPATFLSVVGTVWIFKNGAELNNYLAFTFPLAAFFNHSLIPLALLMVDTIRRSSVDNLRL, encoded by the coding sequence ATGCAGCAATCAGAAAAAATCACGGGTACCCAGTTAGGCTTACTCCTATTTACTTTTATCGTCTCCACAAACTTGTTAAACGTTCCTGGAATTATGACCATGTTTGGAAAACGCGACGCATGGATCTCGGTTTTTCCTGCTGCTCTATCGGGACTCGTTAGTATTTGGGTGATGACTGTGCTGGCGAATCGATATCCGGGTTTAACGATCATCGAGTACAGCTCCAAAATCGTTGGGAAATGGATCGGGCGATTAATCGCGATCAATTACATCTATTATTGGTATGTTTCGATTACGACAATCTCGATGCAGCACACGGGATTTATTAATACGATTCTGCTGCCGAAAAGCCCTTCCATCGTAACCAGCCTGACGTTCTTGATCTTATGCGGTCTAGCAGCGATCGCGGGTCTGGAGGTTATCGCACGATGTAACGAGTTTATTACCATCCTCATTTTGTTTTATTTGATCCCGATTCTGATTCTGACGCTCGGGGATGTAAATTTCAATCAACTAAAGCCTGTATTAGGGGATGGCCTATTACCCATGCTGCAAGGCGCGGTCAGCCCGGGAGGCGGGTACATGAATCAGTTATTTATATTGGGATGGCTCCTTCCTTATTTAAATCAACCGCGCAAGGCGCGCAAAGTCTCGCTGATCGCGCTCTCCGGCATTGCCCTTCTCGTCATTACCGTTGTTATGCTTACCATCACGGTGCTTGGCCCTTTGACGGGAAAGCTAACCTTTTCTTTTTTGAGCGTCATTCAATATGTCGGAATCGAAGGTTCCTTCGAACGTCTTGAGTCCATCGCGGTCGCCCTGTGGGTGATGGGCTGTTTTGTAAAAGTAGCCATATCGTTATTTATTTTCAGCTTAAGCATAAGCCAACTCTTCGGCATACGAAATTATCGCGAAATCGTATTTCCGGCGACATTCTTATCCGTCGTTGGAACGGTTTGGATTTTCAAGAATGGGGCGGAGCTGAATAATTATCTTGCGTTTACATTCCCTTTAGCGGCATTTTTTAATCATAGTCTCATCCCGTTAGCGCTGCTGATGGTCGACACGATTAGAAGAAGCAGCGTGGACAACTTACGACTTTAA